Proteins from a single region of Candidatus Ozemobacteraceae bacterium:
- a CDS encoding PHP domain-containing protein: MPTSASAQEVLKPAVAAGVFADLHVHSTASDGVFSPTEIVRQAAEIGLGAIALTDHDTLAGVPEARFAAVDAGIELVAGIELSCGWPGKDVSLHVVGLFLDETSESLVRLLDDQKTHRFHRAMEIIDRLQRLGFPMEPLRERFAASTEKVLGRPHVARYLVEIGAIPDFQQAFEQYLRRGRPAYVQKKHVLPEEGIEAIHSAGGIAFIAHPGLISDWPAVWELIKDHRWDGVEAHYSEHTPEQFDFFRRLAAEYGWLMSGGSDYHGDYGKHASRFGLFGLDRSGFARLSAGAAERRLKEEKAA, from the coding sequence ATGCCTACATCCGCTTCCGCGCAGGAAGTCCTCAAGCCGGCCGTCGCGGCCGGCGTTTTCGCCGATCTGCACGTACACAGCACCGCTTCGGACGGCGTGTTTTCCCCGACGGAGATCGTGCGACAGGCAGCCGAGATCGGCCTGGGTGCGATCGCCCTCACCGACCACGACACGCTCGCGGGAGTTCCCGAGGCCCGCTTCGCAGCGGTCGATGCAGGAATCGAGCTGGTTGCCGGCATCGAACTCTCGTGCGGCTGGCCGGGAAAAGACGTTTCCCTGCACGTGGTCGGCCTGTTCCTCGACGAGACGTCAGAATCGCTGGTCCGTCTCCTGGACGACCAGAAAACACATCGGTTTCACCGGGCCATGGAAATCATCGACCGGCTACAGCGGCTTGGATTTCCGATGGAGCCCCTCCGTGAGCGGTTCGCGGCCTCGACCGAGAAGGTCCTCGGCAGGCCCCATGTCGCGCGATATCTCGTCGAGATCGGGGCGATCCCCGATTTCCAACAGGCGTTCGAGCAGTATCTCCGGCGCGGCCGGCCGGCATACGTCCAGAAAAAGCACGTTCTTCCGGAAGAAGGGATCGAGGCGATTCACAGTGCCGGCGGAATCGCGTTCATCGCCCATCCCGGCCTGATCTCCGACTGGCCCGCCGTCTGGGAACTGATAAAGGATCATCGCTGGGATGGCGTGGAGGCCCATTATTCCGAACACACGCCTGAGCAGTTCGACTTTTTCCGGCGCCTGGCGGCGGAATACGGATGGCTGATGAGCGGCGGCAGCGATTACCACGGCGACTACGGGAAGCACGCCAGCCGTTTCGGCCTCTTCGGCCTCGACCGGTCCGGTTTCGCACGGCTTTCGGCCGGAGCCGCCGAACGGCGGCTGAAAGAAGAGAAGGCGGCATGA
- a CDS encoding TatD family hydrolase, translating to MMHWTDTHCHLDAPELAADIAGVLERAEQAGVGRLIVPGVTGGVRDPGWPGSVARAWGVHPCYGDDKRPEDILAEWARCGYRPVAIGECGLDVKSDVPMCHQIEIFTAQAEIARRSGLPLLVHLRGAWDKARAILRDHAVGVPWIMHAFSGPVEIARHFLADGAVISFAGSLCMPQARKTPAVARDVPIDRLVFETDAPDLKPYFFNAPCNEPASLPGIAAYLADLRGVAVEEIQAAAASTVRRIFG from the coding sequence ATGATGCACTGGACGGATACGCATTGCCATCTCGACGCCCCGGAACTGGCTGCTGACATCGCCGGTGTGCTGGAACGGGCCGAACAAGCCGGGGTCGGGCGATTGATCGTTCCCGGCGTGACCGGCGGTGTTCGTGATCCTGGCTGGCCAGGGTCGGTGGCGAGGGCCTGGGGGGTGCATCCATGCTACGGCGATGACAAACGCCCGGAAGATATCCTGGCGGAATGGGCACGGTGCGGGTATCGGCCCGTGGCGATCGGTGAATGCGGGCTGGATGTGAAGTCGGATGTCCCGATGTGCCATCAGATCGAAATATTCACGGCACAGGCCGAGATCGCGCGACGAAGCGGGCTTCCTCTGCTCGTGCATCTTCGGGGCGCCTGGGACAAAGCCCGCGCAATTCTCCGGGACCATGCGGTCGGCGTTCCCTGGATCATGCATGCATTCAGTGGCCCGGTCGAGATCGCTCGCCATTTCCTCGCGGACGGGGCCGTCATCTCGTTCGCTGGCTCCCTGTGCATGCCCCAGGCGCGGAAAACGCCGGCCGTCGCCCGTGATGTTCCGATCGACAGGCTCGTGTTCGAAACCGACGCTCCCGATCTGAAACCCTATTTCTTCAATGCGCCCTGTAACGAACCGGCTTCCCTGCCGGGGATTGCAGCGTATCTGGCCGACCTTCGCGGCGTGGCCGTTGAGGAAATTCAGGCTGCAGCCGCCTCGACCGTGCGCCGCATCTTCGGCTGA
- a CDS encoding response regulator, producing the protein MKIQAASQERPPSRILVVEDDRDANDLLVQTLTDEGYQVHQAFDGLEGLEAVSSFQPDLMLLDLMMPQMNGIELCRKLRAEPATRSLPILLLTAKDSLTEKITGFEAGGDDYITKPFVIGELLARIKAHLRMRKLKNDLELSEARYRSLVEQSPDALLLLSNRLELLFHNSRFVELLRGKTTEAFTGRELTALYPVSDLFREVAAIAEQAATTASSVDRTVQLASSNQGTLHLEMRCSPIKNAAGAVAMLQVVIRDVTQRRSMEEALIQAEKINSLGILTAGIAHEVNNPLTGISNAIQLLRKTDQGGRRHEELCDLILSSIGRIAKIVKDLHIFAHGRDVTPEVFQLQDTIDETVKLVRYQDTERRIDFAWDPPQEKMYIFGDPHQFQQVLVNLLLNAVQAITGPGRIGIALERQGASARIQVNDTGCGIPAAQLGRVFDPFFTTKRDWKGTGLGLAVSYRIIQLFKGTLTVQSTVGKGTTFVITLPLYQRSA; encoded by the coding sequence ATGAAGATTCAAGCCGCCAGCCAGGAGCGCCCCCCCTCGCGCATTCTCGTCGTCGAAGACGACCGGGATGCGAACGATCTGCTGGTGCAGACGCTGACCGATGAAGGCTACCAAGTGCACCAGGCGTTCGACGGGCTCGAAGGCCTCGAAGCCGTTTCGAGCTTCCAGCCCGACCTGATGTTGCTCGACCTGATGATGCCGCAGATGAACGGCATCGAACTGTGCCGCAAGCTGCGCGCCGAGCCGGCGACCCGCTCGCTGCCCATTCTCCTGCTTACGGCCAAGGACTCGCTCACCGAGAAGATCACGGGCTTCGAGGCCGGCGGCGACGATTACATCACCAAGCCGTTCGTGATCGGCGAACTTCTGGCGCGCATCAAGGCCCACCTGCGCATGCGCAAACTCAAGAACGACCTCGAACTCTCGGAAGCACGCTATCGGAGCCTCGTTGAGCAGTCTCCCGACGCCCTTCTGCTCCTGTCGAACCGACTGGAACTGCTATTTCACAACTCCCGCTTCGTGGAACTCCTCAGGGGCAAAACGACGGAAGCGTTTACCGGACGCGAATTGACGGCCCTCTACCCGGTTTCCGACCTGTTCCGCGAGGTCGCCGCGATCGCCGAGCAGGCGGCAACGACCGCTTCGTCGGTAGACCGAACCGTCCAGTTGGCGTCGTCCAATCAGGGCACGCTGCATCTCGAGATGCGCTGTTCGCCGATCAAGAACGCCGCAGGCGCGGTCGCGATGCTTCAGGTGGTCATCCGTGACGTGACGCAGCGCCGTTCGATGGAGGAAGCGCTGATTCAGGCCGAAAAGATCAACTCGCTCGGCATTCTGACCGCCGGCATCGCCCACGAGGTGAACAACCCCCTGACAGGTATATCAAACGCTATTCAATTACTGCGCAAGACCGACCAGGGCGGCCGCAGGCACGAAGAGCTGTGCGACCTCATTCTGTCGAGCATCGGTCGTATCGCGAAGATCGTCAAGGATCTCCACATTTTCGCCCACGGCCGGGACGTCACTCCGGAAGTGTTTCAGCTGCAGGATACGATCGACGAGACCGTCAAGCTCGTCCGGTACCAGGACACGGAGCGGCGGATCGATTTCGCCTGGGACCCCCCGCAGGAAAAGATGTACATCTTCGGCGACCCCCACCAGTTCCAGCAGGTTCTGGTCAACCTGCTGCTGAACGCCGTCCAGGCGATCACCGGCCCGGGCCGGATCGGTATCGCGCTGGAGCGACAGGGCGCTTCGGCGCGCATCCAGGTCAACGACACCGGATGCGGCATTCCCGCGGCGCAACTGGGCAGGGTCTTCGACCCGTTCTTCACGACGAAGCGCGACTGGAAGGGAACCGGCCTCGGTCTCGCGGTCTCTTACCGCATCATTCAGCTGTTCAAGGGCACCCTGACCGTTCAGAGCACGGTTGGCAAGGGAACGACGTTCGTCATCACCCTGCCGCTGTATCAGCGTTCCGCCTGA
- a CDS encoding tRNA threonylcarbamoyladenosine dehydratase codes for MGGDETRFYRTELLIGPDALKKLEGAHVAVFGMGGVGSYAVEGLARAGVGHLTLVDFDTIGRTNLNRQIMALESTIGRPKVDAMGDRVLDINPACVVERHQVFFDREQIAGLLQRPYSLVIDAIDSFNPKITLMVETVKAGLPLLSAMGAAAKIDPTRVKACDISETTICPFARRIRKRLRSFGIERGITVISSVEPPIMPYHPDEIPGERREVTLTRGRPRMIQGSIGYMTAIFGMMLAGVAVQRLTGLATASQTPRGFTAKATASLPAVKDDENED; via the coding sequence ATGGGCGGGGATGAGACACGGTTTTACCGGACGGAACTGCTGATCGGGCCTGACGCGCTCAAAAAGCTGGAGGGTGCGCACGTTGCCGTGTTCGGGATGGGCGGCGTCGGGTCGTATGCCGTCGAGGGGCTGGCGCGGGCCGGCGTCGGGCACCTGACGCTGGTCGATTTCGACACGATCGGCCGCACCAACCTGAACCGCCAGATCATGGCGCTCGAATCGACGATCGGCAGGCCGAAGGTCGATGCGATGGGTGATAGAGTGCTCGATATAAATCCCGCCTGCGTCGTCGAGCGGCACCAGGTCTTTTTCGACCGGGAACAGATCGCCGGTCTCCTGCAGCGCCCGTATTCGCTCGTCATCGATGCGATCGACTCGTTCAACCCGAAGATCACCCTCATGGTCGAGACCGTGAAGGCGGGGCTGCCCCTCCTGTCCGCCATGGGCGCGGCAGCCAAGATCGATCCCACGCGCGTGAAAGCCTGTGATATCAGCGAGACCACGATCTGTCCCTTCGCGCGCCGCATCAGGAAACGGCTGCGGAGTTTCGGCATCGAGCGGGGCATCACCGTGATCTCCTCGGTCGAGCCGCCGATCATGCCCTACCACCCCGACGAGATCCCCGGCGAGCGGCGCGAGGTGACGCTGACGCGCGGCCGGCCCCGGATGATCCAGGGCTCGATCGGATACATGACCGCCATCTTCGGGATGATGCTCGCCGGCGTCGCCGTTCAGCGGCTGACGGGACTTGCGACGGCGTCCCAGACGCCGCGAGGCTTCACCGCGAAGGCCACGGCCTCGCTCCCGGCCGTCAAAGACGACGAAAACGAAGACTGA
- a CDS encoding glycosyltransferase, whose amino-acid sequence MKRIFSTHPRKQEGKNTPQESPAVTARPLRKGRPVSDPRSEPAGKRERICFECDVSSLTASGRYGRELLLASRGIELPLSLQIRKSYDHDDAFVLPNFLETLAQRPPIGSTRMVCLPAFALPERVENGRYWALTAFNPERLSDAERRALRRPERLFVPTEAHAARLVKEKISKSIITVLEPAVNPGIFTPNAVWPAERLDKGKAFTFIAVISPLRRHGIDLLLRAWVEEFRAGEPVRLVLKLSHLPRLKKRLPYEISDLAMRLGALNRLFAPVSVLEGFWAEDDLAGLVAGSNVLVCPDRLPFTGFRIREAVACGVPVIAPESVRSVVPLDEKTGYLVETHEVEQPAESLFPGSPACRVAEPDVAALRRRMREAFGSAAEARRRGEEAARRSAKQTDWENRARLLLRQAER is encoded by the coding sequence ATGAAACGGATTTTTTCGACACACCCCCGGAAGCAAGAGGGCAAGAACACGCCCCAAGAGAGCCCGGCCGTCACCGCCCGGCCTCTCCGCAAAGGCCGCCCGGTTTCGGACCCGCGTTCGGAGCCGGCGGGAAAGCGCGAGCGGATCTGCTTCGAATGCGACGTTTCCTCTCTCACCGCGTCGGGCCGATACGGGCGGGAACTCCTGCTGGCATCGCGGGGAATCGAGCTTCCTCTCTCTCTTCAGATCCGCAAATCCTACGATCACGACGACGCCTTCGTCCTGCCGAACTTTCTCGAAACCCTCGCGCAGCGTCCCCCCATCGGAAGCACCAGGATGGTCTGCCTGCCCGCCTTTGCCCTTCCCGAACGCGTCGAAAACGGGCGCTACTGGGCGCTTACCGCATTCAATCCCGAGCGACTGAGCGACGCCGAGCGGCGGGCCCTCCGCCGGCCGGAACGCCTGTTCGTGCCGACGGAGGCCCATGCGGCCCGGCTTGTGAAAGAAAAAATATCTAAAAGTATAATAACCGTCCTCGAGCCCGCGGTGAATCCGGGGATATTCACACCGAACGCGGTCTGGCCGGCCGAACGGCTGGACAAGGGAAAGGCGTTTACGTTCATCGCGGTGATTTCCCCCCTGCGCCGGCACGGCATCGATCTCCTTCTCCGCGCCTGGGTCGAGGAGTTCCGGGCCGGCGAACCGGTCCGGCTGGTGCTGAAACTTTCCCATCTTCCGCGGCTCAAAAAACGCCTTCCGTACGAAATTTCCGACCTGGCGATGCGCCTAGGGGCGTTGAACCGCCTGTTCGCGCCAGTTTCCGTGCTCGAAGGCTTCTGGGCGGAAGACGACCTTGCCGGCCTGGTCGCCGGATCGAATGTTCTCGTCTGTCCCGACCGCCTGCCGTTCACGGGCTTCAGGATCCGAGAGGCGGTCGCCTGCGGCGTTCCGGTTATCGCTCCGGAATCTGTGCGCTCCGTCGTGCCGCTCGATGAGAAAACGGGATATCTCGTCGAAACGCACGAGGTCGAACAGCCGGCCGAATCGCTGTTTCCAGGGTCTCCCGCCTGCCGCGTCGCCGAACCGGACGTCGCCGCTCTCCGACGCCGCATGCGCGAAGCCTTCGGTTCAGCCGCGGAAGCTCGGCGGCGCGGGGAAGAAGCCGCGCGGCGTTCGGCGAAACAGACCGACTGGGAAAACCGCGCGAGACTCCTTCTGCGTCAGGCGGAACGCTGA
- a CDS encoding S4 domain-containing protein, which translates to MRLDKFLQATGLIKRRVLANEACKRGLISINGIPAKPTREIAAGDVVRLDLPRRELEVRVLKALTQPTMPRAKRDEFLETIKDVAKTPSDDWWQDDQ; encoded by the coding sequence ATGAGACTCGATAAATTTCTCCAGGCGACCGGCCTGATCAAACGCCGCGTTCTCGCGAACGAAGCCTGCAAACGCGGCCTGATTTCAATCAACGGCATTCCGGCCAAACCCACCCGTGAAATCGCGGCGGGCGACGTCGTCAGGCTCGACCTCCCCCGCCGTGAACTCGAAGTCCGCGTTCTGAAGGCGCTGACGCAGCCGACCATGCCGCGCGCGAAACGGGACGAGTTTCTCGAGACGATAAAGGACGTCGCGAAAACCCCGTCGGACGACTGGTGGCAGGATGACCAGTGA
- the rsmA gene encoding 16S rRNA (adenine(1518)-N(6)/adenine(1519)-N(6))-dimethyltransferase RsmA: MTSDGKPAAKKSLGQNFCTDARLPAEIVRRLDAGPGDVVWEIGPGTGALTEKLIATGASIEAFEIDERMRDELARFGDRLTVRWGDVMEMDLAPLVPAGKRLFVTGNLPYYCGTAILRRFLMLKPQPTRLVFLLQDEVARKAAAKPGTDAYGYLSAQVRLFAEPVLGTRFSPASFRPSPKVYSTILELRPLPLDEGEFGRRERALKLLSVMLGSRRKMALSLLKHAFPGAKPPWEDRFILLNLDSKARGETIPLDTVIELASQPFS, encoded by the coding sequence ATGACCAGTGACGGCAAACCGGCCGCGAAAAAATCGCTTGGCCAGAACTTCTGCACCGATGCGCGGCTGCCAGCCGAGATCGTCCGCAGACTTGACGCCGGCCCCGGCGACGTGGTCTGGGAGATCGGTCCCGGCACGGGTGCGCTGACGGAGAAGCTGATCGCGACCGGCGCGTCGATCGAGGCGTTCGAGATCGACGAGCGGATGCGGGACGAGCTCGCCCGATTCGGAGACCGCCTCACCGTCCGGTGGGGCGACGTCATGGAGATGGACCTTGCCCCCCTGGTGCCGGCCGGGAAGCGCCTGTTCGTCACGGGCAACCTTCCGTATTACTGCGGCACGGCGATTCTCCGTCGCTTTCTGATGTTGAAGCCGCAACCCACCCGGCTCGTGTTCCTGCTTCAGGATGAAGTCGCCCGCAAGGCTGCGGCGAAGCCCGGAACTGACGCCTACGGCTACCTGTCGGCCCAGGTGCGGCTGTTCGCCGAGCCGGTTCTCGGAACGAGGTTTTCCCCCGCCTCGTTCCGCCCCTCTCCCAAGGTCTACAGCACGATCCTCGAACTGCGTCCCCTGCCCCTCGACGAAGGCGAATTTGGGCGCCGGGAACGTGCCCTGAAGCTTCTTTCGGTTATGCTGGGAAGCCGGCGCAAGATGGCGCTTTCCTTGTTGAAGCATGCCTTCCCCGGCGCGAAGCCGCCCTGGGAAGATCGTTTTATATTGTTGAATTTAGATTCTAAGGCCCGGGGCGAAACCATTCCCCTCGATACCGTCATCGAGCTGGCATCTCAGCCCTTTTCCTGA
- a CDS encoding lipid II flippase MurJ gives MSLGRAFGSLAALTLLSRLSGFVRVAVFAAIYGGGREADLFLAAMILPELLYKFMADGLVSAAAIPLFVRRRDDAGAVRRSFWSLFWFVSACALALSGALALAARPICGVLVPGFLHETFERMVALWRILTPYTLLSVQAALLTSYLNAIGQFARPAVGPLLVNLAIIVGMLAVRGGPVESIGVAVLAGAFLQFAWLFLLALRSGASGTGAESSPTNIDKNIIYDFIFGTGPVAAWVLLTAIVPLFERSLLSAGAEGAVAALNYTDKLINLPLGIVSISLASAVFPSLSAAPENERFRLAGNALWLLGGLLVPVILVMTGGAEAVTTVVYKRGRFDAAAAAFTANLLQAYGWALFPVSVTMLLNRLCFAAARFRLPFIVGLACTAMQVCLDYLLVAHIGPVGVGWGAAGAAVLQVGLLLTAMALTTEARRDAARLLIPIACWSAIGLVGAAPAAHLCAKICGALPEGGTWGFLRLVTLWGAFQAFAAVTVLLARGRGGAAVRA, from the coding sequence GTGAGTCTCGGAAGAGCGTTCGGTTCCCTTGCCGCGCTGACCCTGCTGTCCCGTCTGAGCGGCTTCGTCCGGGTCGCCGTTTTCGCCGCCATCTACGGCGGCGGTCGCGAGGCCGATCTGTTTCTGGCCGCGATGATTCTGCCGGAGCTGCTCTACAAGTTCATGGCGGACGGCCTGGTGTCCGCCGCGGCGATCCCCCTCTTCGTGCGTCGCCGCGACGATGCCGGCGCGGTCCGCAGATCCTTCTGGAGCCTGTTCTGGTTCGTGTCCGCCTGCGCCCTCGCGCTTTCCGGCGCGCTGGCGCTGGCCGCGCGGCCCATCTGCGGCGTCCTCGTCCCCGGGTTCCTCCATGAGACGTTCGAACGCATGGTCGCCCTCTGGCGCATCCTGACGCCCTACACTCTCCTGTCGGTCCAGGCGGCCCTGCTGACGTCGTATCTGAACGCCATCGGCCAGTTCGCCCGGCCGGCCGTCGGACCGCTCCTGGTGAATCTCGCGATCATCGTCGGCATGCTCGCCGTGCGGGGCGGCCCCGTCGAGTCGATCGGAGTCGCCGTTCTGGCGGGGGCTTTCCTCCAGTTCGCCTGGCTCTTCCTTCTCGCGTTGCGCAGCGGAGCCTCCGGCACCGGTGCGGAATCGTCCCCGACAAATATAGATAAAAATATTATATATGACTTCATCTTCGGAACCGGCCCCGTCGCCGCCTGGGTGCTTCTGACGGCGATCGTGCCACTGTTCGAACGATCCCTGCTCTCCGCGGGAGCGGAAGGCGCGGTTGCGGCGCTGAACTACACCGACAAGCTCATCAACCTCCCGCTCGGAATCGTCTCGATAAGCCTCGCATCGGCGGTTTTCCCGTCGCTCAGCGCGGCCCCGGAAAACGAGCGCTTCCGACTCGCCGGGAACGCCCTCTGGCTTCTCGGCGGCCTCCTCGTGCCCGTGATCCTCGTCATGACCGGCGGCGCGGAGGCCGTCACGACGGTGGTTTACAAGAGGGGCCGATTCGACGCCGCCGCCGCGGCGTTCACGGCAAACCTGCTTCAGGCTTACGGATGGGCCCTGTTCCCCGTATCCGTGACGATGCTCCTGAATCGTCTGTGTTTCGCGGCCGCCCGGTTCCGACTGCCGTTCATCGTCGGGCTCGCATGCACCGCGATGCAGGTCTGCCTCGATTACCTGCTCGTCGCCCACATCGGGCCCGTCGGCGTCGGGTGGGGAGCTGCGGGGGCGGCCGTCCTGCAGGTCGGGCTGCTGCTGACGGCCATGGCTCTGACGACCGAGGCGCGACGGGATGCCGCGAGGTTGCTGATTCCGATCGCCTGCTGGAGCGCCATCGGTCTCGTCGGAGCCGCTCCGGCCGCGCATCTCTGCGCGAAAATCTGCGGCGCCCTTCCGGAGGGAGGGACGTGGGGGTTCCTTCGGCTTGTGACGCTCTGGGGCGCGTTTCAGGCCTTCGCCGCCGTGACGGTCCTGCTTGCGCGAGGGAGAGGAGGTGCGGCCGTCAGGGCGTGA
- a CDS encoding peptidylprolyl isomerase, protein MAKARFMSMRWLRLHLKEIIWATVSLFVLSCFIIGYGSSRAQSKMDEKRRRAEANEAKAMRSESALPAELAAKADLPAVHVSYPTANASLTEAITVKQLFTALMSTNEYRRLQNVPQQLREAFGAQIKESVLEGLITTSLLNLYAKANNIRPVESPKSLVDKDRRQIAPGEFDRMLMREGIDEKEYSDRRYREEIIRSVQSRVVRPVSTVASLTDEAMRKFYEENKLRFKNPDEITFTSLLIAPGDFAGIASITDAEIKEYYDKNRGEFMSSKRASVFHVFINPNDAEYQKSMPVSESDIKRRYTDKIDEFKVPETVTARHILIKPRNSFEKDLDNYSISLRNFAIGQKNGETLYTFNAGIADRKADAALDYSSIVLTTASGTTLQPTAESQKKVDGALALPLSGKPQEAVSGAVCIVLPAGETPAKLEIRDKHSTHSFDVSAAHDEERAFAAAEAEIRAIRDRIVNGKEDFAKLASEKSDDTGSKKDGGSLGAFARGQMVKPFEDAAFAAAIGDVTEPVRTRFGWHIIKVESRDAGKTSPLSEVRGRIEAELRKEQADAKAQSDLELAKDLLEQKSRTPKEVAMQYSMGKSRRTEGKLPVFFKGEITTDYSTEQRAMLEDEIGQGGSIMPEIEEAVFSLKPEEVSPVIKTDKGYHLFQLESILDPIQLSFTDTVKAKIRSILEDKRRRELASAKAQEIAKRINAATFEAVASEAHEAGSVKIGPLPFSANPGFSNFALTQAVGQVTVDGHTYLPAIHKEFAALPKIGAENRMLGPIETELGFHFIRIDSYKVDQFKPFESLKDELRNIMTFEPTEVAIQDYFAKNQEKFDTPESRKLRQILVSDEETANDVYKRLQNGEIFSLLAKRYSIDGSGTEGGSIGKIRRRQLPANVEEAVWKLNVGQFTPPLQTSYGWSIILYEAEGDRGEKAKLDTTVREKIRAQLKQEYMQEYYSGFLTGMRNQAHVIRNQELLKLL, encoded by the coding sequence ATGGCCAAGGCGAGGTTCATGTCGATGAGGTGGCTGAGACTCCATCTCAAGGAGATCATCTGGGCGACGGTTTCCCTGTTCGTCCTCTCGTGCTTCATCATCGGCTACGGCTCGAGCCGCGCCCAGAGCAAAATGGACGAGAAGCGGCGACGCGCCGAAGCGAACGAGGCGAAAGCCATGCGCTCGGAATCGGCCCTGCCGGCTGAACTCGCAGCCAAAGCCGATCTTCCGGCCGTCCATGTTTCCTACCCAACGGCGAACGCCTCCCTGACCGAAGCGATCACGGTGAAGCAACTGTTCACCGCGCTGATGTCCACCAACGAGTATCGCCGGCTGCAGAACGTTCCCCAGCAGCTGCGCGAGGCGTTCGGCGCGCAGATCAAGGAAAGCGTGCTCGAGGGGCTGATCACCACGAGCCTGCTGAACCTGTATGCGAAGGCGAACAACATCCGCCCCGTCGAAAGTCCGAAGTCGCTCGTCGACAAGGACCGCCGTCAGATCGCCCCGGGAGAGTTTGACCGCATGCTCATGCGCGAAGGCATCGACGAGAAGGAATACTCCGACCGCCGGTATCGTGAAGAGATCATCCGCTCCGTGCAGAGCCGCGTCGTCAGGCCCGTCAGCACCGTCGCCAGTCTCACCGACGAGGCGATGAGAAAGTTCTACGAAGAGAACAAGCTACGCTTCAAGAACCCCGACGAAATCACCTTTACCAGCCTGCTGATCGCCCCCGGCGATTTCGCCGGAATCGCCTCGATCACCGACGCCGAGATCAAGGAATACTACGACAAGAACCGCGGCGAGTTCATGAGTTCGAAGCGCGCGTCCGTGTTCCACGTGTTCATCAACCCAAACGACGCCGAGTATCAGAAGAGCATGCCCGTCTCCGAAAGCGATATCAAGCGCCGCTACACCGACAAGATCGACGAGTTCAAGGTTCCCGAGACGGTCACCGCCCGGCATATCCTGATCAAGCCCCGCAACAGTTTCGAGAAAGATCTCGACAACTATTCTATTTCGCTTCGCAACTTCGCGATCGGACAGAAGAACGGTGAGACGCTTTACACCTTCAATGCCGGCATCGCCGACCGCAAGGCCGATGCCGCGCTCGACTACTCCAGCATCGTTCTCACGACGGCGTCGGGAACCACTCTCCAGCCGACTGCCGAGAGCCAGAAGAAGGTCGACGGCGCTCTCGCCCTGCCCCTTTCCGGGAAACCGCAGGAAGCCGTCTCCGGCGCCGTGTGCATCGTCCTTCCGGCCGGCGAAACCCCCGCCAAGCTCGAAATCAGGGACAAGCACAGCACGCATTCGTTCGACGTGAGCGCCGCCCACGATGAGGAGCGGGCGTTCGCGGCGGCCGAGGCCGAGATCCGCGCGATCCGCGACCGGATCGTGAACGGCAAGGAAGACTTCGCCAAGCTCGCCTCCGAGAAATCCGATGACACCGGTTCGAAGAAGGATGGCGGCAGTCTCGGCGCATTCGCCCGCGGCCAGATGGTCAAGCCCTTCGAGGATGCCGCGTTCGCCGCGGCCATCGGCGACGTGACCGAGCCTGTCCGCACCCGGTTCGGCTGGCACATCATCAAGGTCGAAAGTCGCGACGCCGGCAAGACAAGCCCGCTGAGCGAGGTTCGCGGCCGTATCGAGGCCGAACTTCGGAAAGAGCAGGCTGACGCGAAGGCCCAGAGCGATCTCGAATTAGCCAAAGATCTGCTCGAACAAAAGAGCCGCACGCCCAAGGAAGTCGCGATGCAGTATTCCATGGGCAAATCCCGCCGCACCGAAGGCAAGCTGCCGGTGTTCTTCAAGGGTGAGATCACGACCGACTACTCCACCGAACAGCGCGCGATGCTCGAAGACGAGATCGGCCAGGGCGGCAGCATCATGCCGGAAATCGAGGAAGCCGTGTTCAGTCTCAAGCCGGAGGAAGTCTCGCCCGTGATCAAGACTGACAAGGGCTACCACCTCTTCCAGCTCGAATCGATCCTCGATCCGATCCAGCTCAGCTTCACCGATACGGTCAAGGCGAAGATCCGCAGTATTCTCGAAGACAAGCGGCGCCGCGAACTCGCGTCCGCCAAGGCCCAGGAAATCGCCAAGCGCATCAATGCCGCCACCTTCGAAGCCGTCGCCTCCGAGGCGCACGAAGCGGGTTCGGTCAAGATCGGCCCCCTGCCCTTCTCCGCCAATCCCGGCTTCTCGAACTTCGCGCTGACGCAGGCCGTCGGCCAGGTCACCGTCGACGGGCACACCTACCTCCCGGCCATCCACAAGGAGTTCGCGGCCCTTCCGAAGATCGGCGCGGAAAACCGGATGCTCGGCCCGATCGAGACCGAGCTTGGCTTCCACTTCATCCGCATCGACTCCTACAAGGTCGATCAGTTCAAGCCGTTCGAAAGTCTGAAGGACGAACTGCGCAACATCATGACCTTCGAACCCACCGAGGTCGCGATCCAGGACTACTTCGCGAAGAACCAAGAGAAGTTCGACACACCCGAGTCACGCAAACTGCGCCAGATTCTCGTCTCCGACGAAGAAACGGCGAACGACGTGTACAAGCGGCTGCAGAACGGCGAGATTTTCTCGCTGCTCGCCAAGCGCTACTCGATCGACGGCAGCGGCACGGAAGGCGGCAGCATCGGCAAGATCCGCCGCCGCCAGCTCCCCGCCAACGTCGAGGAAGCAGTCTGGAAGCTGAATGTCGGCCAGTTCACCCCGCCCCTGCAGACGAGCTACGGCTGGTCCATCATCCTCTACGAGGCCGAGGGCGACCGCGGCGAGAAGGCGAAGCTCGACACCACCGTTCGCGAAAAGATTCGTGCCCAGCTGAAGCAGGAATATATGCAGGAATATTATTCCGGCTTCCTGACAGGCATGCGCAACCAGGCCCACGTCATCCGCAACCAGGAACTGCTCAAACTGCTGTAA